One Nicotiana sylvestris chromosome 12, ASM39365v2, whole genome shotgun sequence genomic window carries:
- the LOC104237280 gene encoding cinnamoyl-CoA reductase-like SNL6 isoform X2: MAPASLCCISNTVCVMDASSRLGSSLVKRLLERGFTVHAAIQNHGNHELMSLPPCDKKGLKIFQSDPFDYHSVLDALKGCSCLFYSFEPPKDHSNAYDEYMAEVEVRAAHNVLEACAQTETIEKVVFTSSATAIIWGHDHKKSASFDLDERHWSDINFCRKFKLWHALAKTLAEKTAWALAMDRGLNMVSINSGLLISPDLNITNPYLNGVAEIYLCFNHIINTTEDAFKLAEKLFPLPSSPSSFEKDTRIIQQRISNKKLNKLMVDFRRSEKDLLENQED; this comes from the exons ATGGCACCGGCTTCATTATGCTGCATCTCCAATACTGTCTGTGTTATGGATGCCTCTAGTCGGCTCGGCTCGAGCTTGGTTAAGCGGCTACTTGAAAGAGGCTTCACAGTCCATGCTGCTATTCAAAATCACG GTAATCATGAGTTGATGTCGTTGCCGCCATGTGACAAGAAAGGATTGAAGATTTTTCAGTCGGACCCTTTTGATTACCATAGTGTACTTGATGCTTTGAAGGGTTGTTCTTGTTTGTTTTACTCCTTTGAGCCTCCCAAGGACCACTCCAATGCTTATGAT GAATATATGGCAGAAGTAGAAGTTAGGGCAGCACATAATGTATTGGAAGCATGTGCACAAACTGAAACCATAGAAAAAGTTGTATTCACTTCCTCAGCAACTGCAATTATTTGGGGACATGATCATAAAAAATCTGCATCCTTTGATCTTGATGAAAGGCATTGGAGTGACATCAACTTTTGTCGTAAATTCAAG TTATGGCATGCTTTAGCAAAAACATTAGCAGAGAAAACAGCATGGGCATTGGCAATGGACAGAGGTTTAAACATGGTGTCAATCAACTCAGGATTGTTAATTAGTCCTGATTTAAACATCACAAATCCTTATTTAAATGGAGTTGCAGAGAT ATATTTGTGCTTTAATCACATCATTAATACCACAGAAGATGCTTTTAAGCTTGCTGAAAAATTGTTCCCTTTGCCTTCCTCCCCTTCAAG TTTTGAGAAGGATACAAGGATAATCCAGCAGAGGATAAGCAACAAGAAATTGAACAAACTCATGGTTGATTTTAGAAGATCAGAGAAAGACCTCTTGGAAAATCAAGAAGATTAA
- the LOC104237280 gene encoding cinnamoyl-CoA reductase-like SNL6 isoform X1, which yields MAPASLCCISNTVCVMDASSRLGSSLVKRLLERGFTVHAAIQNHGNHELMSLPPCDKKGLKIFQSDPFDYHSVLDALKGCSCLFYSFEPPKDHSNAYDEYMAEVEVRAAHNVLEACAQTETIEKVVFTSSATAIIWGHDHKKSASFDLDERHWSDINFCRKFKLWHALAKTLAEKTAWALAMDRGLNMVSINSGLLISPDLNITNPYLNGVAEMYEAGVFVTVDLDFLVDSHICVYEDISTYGRYLCFNHIINTTEDAFKLAEKLFPLPSSPSSFEKDTRIIQQRISNKKLNKLMVDFRRSEKDLLENQED from the exons ATGGCACCGGCTTCATTATGCTGCATCTCCAATACTGTCTGTGTTATGGATGCCTCTAGTCGGCTCGGCTCGAGCTTGGTTAAGCGGCTACTTGAAAGAGGCTTCACAGTCCATGCTGCTATTCAAAATCACG GTAATCATGAGTTGATGTCGTTGCCGCCATGTGACAAGAAAGGATTGAAGATTTTTCAGTCGGACCCTTTTGATTACCATAGTGTACTTGATGCTTTGAAGGGTTGTTCTTGTTTGTTTTACTCCTTTGAGCCTCCCAAGGACCACTCCAATGCTTATGAT GAATATATGGCAGAAGTAGAAGTTAGGGCAGCACATAATGTATTGGAAGCATGTGCACAAACTGAAACCATAGAAAAAGTTGTATTCACTTCCTCAGCAACTGCAATTATTTGGGGACATGATCATAAAAAATCTGCATCCTTTGATCTTGATGAAAGGCATTGGAGTGACATCAACTTTTGTCGTAAATTCAAG TTATGGCATGCTTTAGCAAAAACATTAGCAGAGAAAACAGCATGGGCATTGGCAATGGACAGAGGTTTAAACATGGTGTCAATCAACTCAGGATTGTTAATTAGTCCTGATTTAAACATCACAAATCCTTATTTAAATGGAGTTGCAGAGATGTATGAAGCTGGAGTTTTTGTAACTGTTGATCTTGATTTCTTAGTGGATTCTCACATTTGTGTTTATGAAGATATCTCAACTTATGGCAGATATTTGTGCTTTAATCACATCATTAATACCACAGAAGATGCTTTTAAGCTTGCTGAAAAATTGTTCCCTTTGCCTTCCTCCCCTTCAAG TTTTGAGAAGGATACAAGGATAATCCAGCAGAGGATAAGCAACAAGAAATTGAACAAACTCATGGTTGATTTTAGAAGATCAGAGAAAGACCTCTTGGAAAATCAAGAAGATTAA